A portion of the Corynebacterium occultum genome contains these proteins:
- the ilvN gene encoding acetolactate synthase small subunit, whose translation MSNTEMTRNILSVLVQDIEGIISRVSGMFTRRGFNLVSLVSAKTDTEGINRITIVVDADELRIEQITKQLNKIIPVLKVVRLDEDTTIARALMLVKVAADANNRPQIVDAANIFRARVVDVAQESVVIEATGTPGKLRALLDVLEPFGIRELIQSGQIALNRGPKTMAPSKF comes from the coding sequence ATGTCGAACACCGAAATGACCCGCAATATCCTCAGCGTTCTGGTCCAGGACATCGAGGGCATCATCTCCCGCGTCTCGGGGATGTTCACCCGTCGTGGCTTCAACCTGGTTTCCCTGGTCTCAGCCAAGACCGACACCGAGGGCATCAACCGCATCACCATTGTGGTGGACGCCGATGAGCTACGCATCGAACAGATCACCAAGCAGCTCAACAAGATCATCCCCGTGCTCAAGGTCGTCCGTCTGGATGAGGACACCACTATCGCCCGCGCCCTGATGCTGGTCAAGGTCGCCGCGGACGCCAATAATCGCCCCCAGATTGTCGACGCCGCGAATATCTTCCGCGCGCGTGTGGTCGATGTTGCCCAGGAGTCCGTGGTCATCGAGGCCACCGGCACTCCGGGTAAGCTGCGTGCCCTGCTGGATGTCCTCGAGCCCTTCGGCATCCGGGAGCTGATCCAGTCCGGTCAGATCGCGCTGAACCGCGGTCCCAAGACCATGGCGCCCTCCAAGTTTTAA
- the ilvC gene encoding ketol-acid reductoisomerase, with product MAIDVFYDADADLSLIQGRKVAVIGYGSQGHAHSQNLRESGVEVVIGLREGSKSAEKAKEAGFEVKTTAEAAAWADVIMILAPDTSQAEIFTNDVEPNLKDGDALFFGHGLNVHFELIKPADNIVIGMVAPKGPGHLVRRQFVDGKGVPCLIAIHQDPKGNGRDLALSYASAIGGGRAGIIPTTFEAETVTDLFGEQAVLCGGTEELVKTGFEVLTEAGYEPEMAYFEVLHELKLIVDLMFEGGIANMNYSVSDTAEFGGYISGPRVIDADTKSRMKDILTDIQDGTFTKRLIANVEGGNKELEGLRNEYAKHPIEQTGAQLRDMMSWVKNPLTETA from the coding sequence ATGGCTATTGACGTTTTTTACGATGCAGACGCTGATCTCTCCCTGATCCAGGGCCGTAAGGTCGCTGTCATCGGCTACGGCTCCCAGGGCCACGCTCACTCCCAGAACCTGCGCGAGTCCGGTGTCGAGGTCGTCATCGGCCTGCGCGAGGGCTCCAAGTCTGCGGAGAAGGCCAAGGAGGCCGGCTTCGAGGTCAAGACCACCGCTGAGGCTGCTGCCTGGGCCGACGTCATCATGATCCTGGCTCCGGACACCTCCCAGGCAGAGATCTTCACCAACGATGTCGAGCCGAACCTGAAGGACGGCGACGCCCTCTTCTTCGGCCACGGCCTGAATGTCCACTTCGAGCTGATCAAGCCGGCTGACAACATCGTCATCGGCATGGTTGCCCCGAAGGGCCCGGGCCACCTGGTTCGTCGTCAGTTCGTCGATGGCAAGGGTGTTCCCTGCCTGATCGCCATCCACCAGGACCCGAAGGGCAACGGCCGCGACCTGGCCCTGTCCTACGCCTCCGCCATCGGTGGTGGCCGTGCAGGTATCATCCCCACCACCTTCGAGGCTGAGACCGTCACCGACCTCTTCGGTGAGCAGGCTGTGCTCTGCGGTGGCACCGAGGAACTGGTCAAGACCGGTTTCGAGGTCCTGACCGAGGCTGGCTACGAGCCGGAAATGGCCTACTTCGAGGTTCTGCACGAGCTCAAGCTGATCGTTGACCTGATGTTCGAGGGTGGCATCGCCAACATGAACTACTCGGTCTCCGACACCGCTGAGTTCGGTGGCTACATCTCCGGCCCGCGTGTCATCGACGCCGACACCAAATCCCGCATGAAGGACATCCTGACCGATATCCAGGACGGCACCTTCACCAAGCGTCTGATCGCCAACGTCGAGGGTGGCAACAAGGAGCTCGAGGGCCTGCGTAACGAGTACGCCAAGCACCCGATCGAGCAGACCGGTGCCCAGCTGCGCGACATGATGAGCTGGGTCAAGAACCCGCTGACCGAGACCGCCTAG
- a CDS encoding site-specific integrase has protein sequence MSRSPVVVPKLENDEAVRREDIPTMEEVNVVVRLLREGATYTEVKQKGAEPQTYKTQPAPVMADMMVAAMLTGMRINELCGLIVDDLDLDTGTIHLTQQLDVRTRKRGPLKSRAGRRDIPIAPQLEVILRRQIYEKRPTDWVFCGAQGQSLRSSRLAVYVSRAAKHAGVERVHFHSLRHFFASSLITAGRPIHEVSAVMGHSSASMTLDVYTHILDRDGTGMRDAISSAIGCGIFAGHGHLKAVP, from the coding sequence GTGTCACGCTCCCCCGTTGTGGTGCCCAAGCTAGAGAATGATGAGGCCGTGCGTCGAGAAGATATTCCGACCATGGAGGAGGTTAATGTGGTGGTGCGGTTGCTCCGGGAGGGTGCGACCTACACCGAGGTGAAGCAGAAGGGTGCGGAGCCACAGACCTACAAGACCCAGCCGGCACCAGTGATGGCGGATATGATGGTCGCCGCAATGTTGACGGGCATGCGGATCAATGAGCTGTGCGGTCTGATCGTCGATGATCTCGACCTAGACACCGGCACCATCCATCTCACCCAGCAGTTGGATGTGCGCACCAGGAAGCGAGGGCCGTTGAAGTCGCGGGCAGGCCGGCGGGATATTCCGATTGCCCCGCAGCTTGAGGTGATCCTCCGGCGGCAGATATACGAAAAGCGCCCCACAGATTGGGTGTTCTGTGGGGCGCAGGGCCAGTCCTTGAGGTCATCCAGGTTGGCGGTGTATGTGTCTCGCGCTGCGAAGCATGCCGGGGTGGAGCGAGTTCACTTCCATTCCCTGAGGCATTTCTTCGCTTCGTCCCTCATTACGGCGGGTCGGCCGATCCATGAGGTGAGTGCTGTGATGGGGCACTCTAGTGCGTCGATGACGCTGGATGTCTACACCCATATTCTCGACCGGGATGGGACGGGAATGCGGGATGCGATCTCCAGCGCGATCGGTTGCGGGATTTTTGCGGGACATGGGCACCTGAAGGCGGTACCATAA